DNA sequence from the Anabaena sphaerica FACHB-251 genome:
CTCTTTCTTGATGTCCACCAATTAATAAAGGACGGAATCTCACCCCACGTCTTACATACAAAGCACCAATACCTTTTGGAGCGTGAATTTTATGACCAGACATGGTTAACATATCTATGGTGCTGGTCTTCATATTCAAGGGTATTTTACCTACCGCTTGTACTGCATCGACGTGAAAGATTGCTCCATATTCTTTAACTCTAGCACCAATTTCTTCAATTGGAAAAATTGTGCCGGTTTCGTTATTGGCATACATCACTGTTACCAAAGCGGTGTTACCAGTGAGAGAAGCTTCTAACTCATTCAAGTCTATTTGTCCCTTTTCATTAACTGACAAATATGTAACTTGATAACCTTGAGTTTCTAATTGTTTGCAGACATTTAAAACTGCGGGATGTTCTACCTGAGTTGTGATGATGTGGCGTTTTTCTGGTTGAGCTAATAATGCAGCACGAATAGCAGCATTATCACCTTCAGTTCCACAACTGGTAAAAACGATTTCTGATTCATCTGCACCCAGCAAAGCTGCAACTTGTTCTCTAGCTACTTTCACACTTTTGCCAATTTGTCCGCCAAAGGTGTGCATACTAGAAGGATTAGCGTAGTAGTCCGTTAGATAAGGTAGCATTACCTCGACGACTTCAGGATCTACTTTAGTTGTTGCATTATTATCGAGATAGATGCAATTCTTTAACATTTCCGTCATTAGTTATTACTTATTAGTTATTACTTATTGGGTTTTGGTAATTGGTGATTGGTAATAGGTAATAGCTAAAAACTTCTTTACTGTCACCTGTTACCTGTTACCTGTCACCTGTCACCTAAACCACTACTTGTTGCTTTTTCAATTGTTCAGAGAACTTCTGGGAATAAGTGTTATACCAGCATTCCCAATAATCTTGTTTATTGGTTAACTTCGCTAAGACGCTGTTGTATTTAGAAAACCAACTTTCCCAATAATCACTTGGTTGTTTCACGCAACCATTCGCAGTGGGACAAACTGCTTTACATTGAGGTACAGTGTGAATACTACCAACGCAGTTTGTACAAAGTTCAGAGTCAATCAAATAATGATCATCTACTATCTTGACTGCACCAGTGGGACATACAGACAAACAGAGCTTGCAGGAAATACATTGGCTAGTAATAGTGTAAGCCATGACTATTCTCCTTATGGGGCGTTGGGCTGTAGTAATGGTGGCATAGAGAAGGCAAAAGTGAGAAGTGAAAAGAATAGAATTCTTCTGACTTTTGACTTTTGACTTCCTACATATTCATTACTGATTAGCCGTTACATACTGCTCGTAAAACTCTAAAGCAACTTTCTCGATTACGTCGTAAGCTTCTACAGTCTGGATGCCAGCTTCGTGCAGTTTCTCTTTAGGACAATTACCTATTTTAGAAACTAAAACTGCTTTACAATCTGCGATCGCTTTCATTATATTTTCTGCGGTCGCTTCTTCACCGTATCCACCTTGACAATATTGATCAATCTTGCGATGACTGACAAATTTTACCTCATTACCATCCACTTCGTAGACTTGGAATTCCTTCACATGACCGAAGTGTTGGTTAACTAATCCACCACCTTTAGTTGCTACTGCAACTAGGATTTTAGGACTATTAGCAGCTTTCTTGCCGGTTTGTACCTTGGCTTTTGCTAGTTTAATTTCTTCTCTAAATTTCTCAATTCCTTCATGAACTTCCTGGCGTGTTTCCAGATTGTATTCTGGAGACATTTCCAAGAATTTATCTTTAGTGAATTCTTGGCTGCGGTCTTCTCCTAATAATCCTACCGCATCTGCTCGACACTGGCGACAGTGACGCATCATTTTCATGTTACCAGAGCAGTTATCTTGAACTTCTTTGAGTTCTTTCCCTGTGGGTCCACGTTGACCGGTTAAACCGAAGTGTGTTCCATGTTCTGGTGCAGAAATTAGCGGCATGATGTTGTGCAGGAATGCACCTCTTTCACGAATTGCTTTGTTAACTTCTACCAAATGTTTGTCATTAATTCCGGGAATCATCACCGAATTAACTTTGCATAAGATATCAGCTTCTTTGAGAGCTTGCAATCCTTCCAACTGCTTTTCTAGGAGAATCTTCGCCCCTTCAATTCCTCTGTAACGCTTGCGTTTATAGTGAACCCAAGAATAGATTTGTGCGCCTATTTCTGGGTCGATGGTGTTAAGGGTGATAGTAACGTGATCTATATTTAATTGTTTGATGCGATCAACATATTCAGTCAACATCAAACCGTTAGTAGATAAGCACAGTTTAATATCTGGTGCTTTATCTGCAATCAACTCAAAAGTACGGAATGTTTTTTCTGGATTTGCTAAAGGATCACCAGGTCCAGCAACTCCCAAAACTGTCATTTGGGGAATTTTACCCGCTATCACCAATACTTTATGTGCGGCTTCTTCTGGTGTGAGTAATTCGCTTACTACTCCAGGACGGCTTTCATTAGCACAGTCATACTTGCGGTTACAATAGTTGCATTGAATGTTGCAAGCTGGGGCAACTGCAACGTGCATCCGTGCGTAATGGTGGTGAGCTTCTTCGCTATAACAGGGATGTTTGGCGATGCGTTCTATGAGCTTTTCGTCCATTTCTGGGGTTGTGCTGCTATCGCAACCGCAACCACCTGATTTAGCTTGGTTGATATTAGGTTCCTGTTCGGAGGAGGTGAGGAGTCCTGTAGCCGGTAGTGTCATTGAATTTCGCAAGGGTCGGTGGACTAGATGGCCACTGTGGGAGATGCCGTTGCTACTTCCAATGCCTATGAATTGAAAGTCGCGTCTGATACTCACGTTGCCCGCAGGTGTTAACAATAATACCAATTTTGGATAATTACTGTGATTAGCAATTTTGGTGAATTTTCATCCAAAATCCCAAATCTCAAATCTCAAATCCAAAATTGATACAATGGCAGGCAGAAAATGCTTGGGGTTCGGCTGGTGTGTGTCAACTGTGGGTCTTGGGTTGAGACGACCCAACGGGTCATCTCTACGTGTGTACAGCCGCGACTTCCATTCACTTCAGGCATGGTGCTATCTCATCCCTCCACTCACTTTTAGCTTCTAACTTTGTTAAGGAGCGTTAAGTGATTGGCGATAAATGATTTATAGCAGCACTTTCTAGATGGGTGAATGGTTGTATGAGGATAGGATTTATTGGATTTATTATGTATGTACTCAAATCTAGAAATCCCAATCTTTGTCAGGATTACAAAAATTAAATAATATTTTTTCGGGTAGGGGTGCTAGTATTTTTCGATTGGGGTACGAGTATTTATGATGTGGGGTTCAGGATTTGGTTGTACTCATTCAAAACCCAATACCTGTCAGGAATTGGGTGATATTTGGGTTGATTTTGCCTTACATTCATCATGTACTCAATTAACCCTCAAATCCTACTAAAAGCTTTAATTTGCAAGGGATTGGAGGTGAAAAACTGGAGTAGGATAAGCCTTACTAATCCAGTAACGTGCAAAATTCAATTCTGTATACAACATATCATTTTTTTTCAGATAAAAATGCAGTTTATATTCTTTTAACTTTTCGATAGTCAATGATGTTAATTGCATTTCTAAGATGATGCTGGTTCAACATTAGGGCTTTAATAAAATCATAACTCTTAATGCAGATAATTTGCAAGTAATATCATCTTGATTAGGGCAGGGAATAGGCAAGAAGGAATAGAGAATAAGGAATAGAGAACAGGGAATGAGAAATAATGTCAAATTAGGAAATGGACAATGGGGAAAGAAATTAATTGTGTTGAACTTTTAGCGATCACCTCCGGTGCTGCGCTCCGCGCAATCGCTACACTGTAATTATGGCGAACAAGTCAAAAGAGGGGAAAGTCCATGAAAGCTGTTGTTATCCGTCACTATGGTGATGCTGAGGTGTTGCAGTATGAAGAGGTGGAACAACCGAAAATCAAACCCGACCACTTACTTGTTAAGGTTCACGCTAGTAGTGTTAACCCCATTGACTGGAAAACCCGCAAGGGAATGCTGAGTATTTTAACTGGAAACAACTTTCCCCTAATTCTGGGTTTTGATGTCGCTGGGGAAGTGGTGGAAGTTGGTTCACAGGTGACGCGCTTCAAACCTGGAGATGCTATTTATGGCAGTACCAGCTTTCCTGGGGGCGCTTATGCAGAGTTCGCCGCTATCCCAGAAAATTTGGCGGCTCCCAAACCAAATAATTTGACTTATGAAGAAGCAGCCACCATACCATTAGCGGCGCTAACGGCTCTACAGGCATTGCGAGACTTGGGTAATATCAAATCAGGTCAAAATGTATTGATTAATGGCGCTTCGGGCGGTGTGGGCATTTTTGCGGTGCAAATTGCTAAGGCGTTGGATGCCGAGGTGACTGGTGTTTGCAGTACCAAAAATTTGGATTTGGTGAGGTCGTTGAATGCAGATTTAGTTATTGACTATACGCAACAGGATTTTACTGAAGGTAATGTGCAGTACAATATTATTTTTGATGCAGTTGCTAAACGAGCATTTTCTAATTGCAGAAAAGTTTTAAAGCCAAATGGAGTTTATATTTCAACTCTCCCCACACCGGAAGTAATTATACAGGGTGTTTTAACAGCGTTTCTTCCTGGACAAAAAGCTAAATTTGTGTTGGAGAAGCCTAATAGTAAAGATTTGGTTTATTTAAAAGATTTGATTGAAGCTGGTAAACTGCGGACGGTGATTGATCGCACATATCCTTTACAAGAATTAATAGAAGCACATCGGTATAGTGAAGGAGAGCGTGCGGTGGGAAAAATTGCAATTGTAATTACACATTGAGTTAAGTTTCGCGCAATCTCCGTCAGGAGATCCCGGAGGGTAGATGCTAAGGAGCAAAGGCGCAAAGTTATAGCAGTGTTCAAAGTAACAGGAAGATGTCAAATAGCTATAAGATCCCCGACTTCTTTTTTTATCTTGTAAATAAATTATCAATTGATGTTAGAAGTCGGGGATCTGGGGATGCTATAATATTGAACCAATAGGCATTTCTGAAATTTAAGAATTAGAATCAAAAGCGAGTTGATTTTCACAATCAGCTTCAGAACTGAAGGTAAAGTCAAGACGTAATCCCAAGTTTTGAGGATTTAATGAAATACCAACTAAGTCATCACTTTTTAAATCTTCAAGAAAATATAATAACATAAGATAATATCATTGTTGATTTATTCACAAATTGAAAAGATATGATAGAGCAAGAATTTCTGGTATTTTGGTTTAAGTGATGAACAAATTGCAGAGGCACTAGATTTACCTTTGGAGGTTGTAAAGCTGGTAGACTCGGAATAATAAAGCTTTTAATTTTTAAGGTGATTTTTCCTTGGTATTTTTCCACTGTACGCAATCAATGTTATAATTACATTAATTCTTAAGTATCCTATTATGAGCCAAATTCTAACTCTGGAACTAAGTGATAAAATAGCGATCGCTATTCAGCAACAAGCTAATAATATCGGTATTTCTCCAGAAAGTTTAGCAACAGCATTGCTAGAACAACATTTTAGTCGAGTTTTGGTAGTACCTACAGATGCACAAAAAGAATTAGCACGGGCAAAATTTGAACGTCATTTTGGCACACTCAATATTCATAATAGTACAAATATTGATAATGAAACCATTGATACAGACTTAGTTAAAGAGTATGCTAATAACCACGAGGAGGATTAATGCTAATTGATACCTCTGGGTTACTTTGTTTACATTATCCAACTGAGCCACTTCATAGTCTAGCTTGTAGTGCATACAAAAAGGCTACAGTTAGGGTAACTCACAGTTACATCATTGCTGAATATGTTGCTTTAGCAAATGCCAGACGCTTTCCTCGCTCATCCATACTTGCTTTTGTTGTTGACTTATTAGACCTCTCCGGAAATATGGTAGAGACGTTCCGGCGGAACGTCTCTACAAGGGTTTC
Encoded proteins:
- the nifB gene encoding nitrogenase cofactor biosynthesis protein NifB codes for the protein MTLPATGLLTSSEQEPNINQAKSGGCGCDSSTTPEMDEKLIERIAKHPCYSEEAHHHYARMHVAVAPACNIQCNYCNRKYDCANESRPGVVSELLTPEEAAHKVLVIAGKIPQMTVLGVAGPGDPLANPEKTFRTFELIADKAPDIKLCLSTNGLMLTEYVDRIKQLNIDHVTITLNTIDPEIGAQIYSWVHYKRKRYRGIEGAKILLEKQLEGLQALKEADILCKVNSVMIPGINDKHLVEVNKAIRERGAFLHNIMPLISAPEHGTHFGLTGQRGPTGKELKEVQDNCSGNMKMMRHCRQCRADAVGLLGEDRSQEFTKDKFLEMSPEYNLETRQEVHEGIEKFREEIKLAKAKVQTGKKAANSPKILVAVATKGGGLVNQHFGHVKEFQVYEVDGNEVKFVSHRKIDQYCQGGYGEEATAENIMKAIADCKAVLVSKIGNCPKEKLHEAGIQTVEAYDVIEKVALEFYEQYVTANQ
- the nifS gene encoding cysteine desulfurase NifS, translated to MLKNCIYLDNNATTKVDPEVVEVMLPYLTDYYANPSSMHTFGGQIGKSVKVAREQVAALLGADESEIVFTSCGTEGDNAAIRAALLAQPEKRHIITTQVEHPAVLNVCKQLETQGYQVTYLSVNEKGQIDLNELEASLTGNTALVTVMYANNETGTIFPIEEIGARVKEYGAIFHVDAVQAVGKIPLNMKTSTIDMLTMSGHKIHAPKGIGALYVRRGVRFRPLLIGGHQERGRRAGTENVPAIVALGKAAELEMFHLEEATKRERKLRDRLEQSLLAKIPDCAVNGDVKNRLPNTTNIGFKYIEGEAILLLLNKHGICASSGSACTSGSLEPSHVLRAMGLPYTTLHGSIRFSLCRYTTEAEIDQVIAVMPEIVERLRALSPFKNDDAGWLQQQEHTLVNR
- a CDS encoding NAD(P)-dependent alcohol dehydrogenase translates to MKAVVIRHYGDAEVLQYEEVEQPKIKPDHLLVKVHASSVNPIDWKTRKGMLSILTGNNFPLILGFDVAGEVVEVGSQVTRFKPGDAIYGSTSFPGGAYAEFAAIPENLAAPKPNNLTYEEAATIPLAALTALQALRDLGNIKSGQNVLINGASGGVGIFAVQIAKALDAEVTGVCSTKNLDLVRSLNADLVIDYTQQDFTEGNVQYNIIFDAVAKRAFSNCRKVLKPNGVYISTLPTPEVIIQGVLTAFLPGQKAKFVLEKPNSKDLVYLKDLIEAGKLRTVIDRTYPLQELIEAHRYSEGERAVGKIAIVITH
- a CDS encoding 4Fe-4S binding protein gives rise to the protein MAYTITSQCISCKLCLSVCPTGAVKIVDDHYLIDSELCTNCVGSIHTVPQCKAVCPTANGCVKQPSDYWESWFSKYNSVLAKLTNKQDYWECWYNTYSQKFSEQLKKQQVVV